In the genome of Populus alba chromosome 11, ASM523922v2, whole genome shotgun sequence, one region contains:
- the LOC118062656 gene encoding WUSCHEL-related homeobox 9: MASSNRHWPSLFKSKPCNPHHHHQWQHDINPSSLMSTGCHRNPYASVPGCEERSPEPKPRWNPKPEQIRILEAIFNSGMVNPPRDEIRKIRAQLQEYGQVGDANVFYWFQNRKSRSKHKLRNLQNSKQQQITPSTTKPVTHSLTAPSSLSSSSEKSSPKVSKRTLSLSSPTFIDASNSPNSSVSQTYFQSQNEFVSEPFFFPVQQTGGETVAFTQGFCFSELSSVVHVQDHTVGPCPSLLLSEITNSSASKKVNHEERNLKMQPQLSYTPTSPVTNSIDLAPPLPLSANTSTVSTQSTISQIQGLGVSGGNERSTVFINDVAFEVAMGPFNVREAFGDNILLIHSSGQPVLTNEWGITLESLQHGALYYLVPLSISEHIIYVHTGDNSANTHFYFDLTKRFGCINYHSSVTKFFIYVIYNTEHCGFHEPSGMMTMTTKTISMSSGCNFLGGLQELGYPK; encoded by the exons ATGGCTTCATCAAACAGACACTGGCCTAGTTTGTTTAAGTCGAAACCTTGCAAccctcaccaccaccaccaatggCAGCATGACATCAACCCTTCATCTCTCATGTCAACTGGTTGCCACAGAAACCCCTACGCATCAG TTCCTGGATGTGAAGAGAGAAGTCCAGAGCCAAAGCCGAGATGGAACCCAAAACCTGAGCAAATTCGCATTTTGGAAGCAATCTTCAATTCTGGGATGGTTAATCCACCAAGGGATGAGATAAGGAAGATCAGAGCTCAGTTACAAGAGTATGGCCAAGTTGGTGATGCCAACGTCTTTTACTGGTTTCAAAACCGAAAATCAAGAAGCAAACACAAGCTGAGAAAtcttcaaaactcaaaacaacaacaaattacCCCTTCAACCACCAAACCTGTGACTCACTCTCTCACAGCTCCATCGTCTCTATCATCTTCCTCAGAAAAATCCTCTCCAAAAGTGTCCAAAAGGACTCTCTCTTTGAGCTCTCCCACTTTTATTGATGCTTCCAATTCGCCAAACAGCTCAGTTAGCCAGACCTATTTTCAATCCCAAAATGAATTTGTGTCTGAACCCTTTTTCTTCCCCGTTCAACAGACTGGAGGGGAAACTGTGGCTTTTACTCAAGGGTTTTGCTTCTCTGAGCTATCAAGTGTGGTTCATGTTCAAGATCACACAGTTGGGCCTTGCCCTAGTCTCTTGCTTAGTGAGATAACGAATTCCAGTGCTTCCAAAAAAGTAAACCATGAAGAGAGAAACCTCAAGATGCAACCGCAGCTCAGTTACACTCCCACCTCCCCAGTTACTAATAGCATCGATCTTGCTCCTCCTCTCCCTCTTTCAGCTAACACTAGTACTGTTTCCACTCAATCCACCATTAGTCAAATTCAAG GTCTAGGGGTGTCCGGTGGCAATGAAAGGTCGACGGTGTTTATCAATGATGTTGCATTTGAAGTAGCTATGGGACCCTTTAATGTGAGAGAGGCTTTCGGtgataatattttgttgattcaCTCCTCTGGTCAGCCTGTTCTCACCAACGAGTGGGGTATCACCCTGGAGTCCCTCCAGCATGGCGCTCTCTACTATTTGGTACCCCTTTCCATTAGTGAACAT ATTATTTACGTGCACACTGGCGATAACAGTGCTAATACTCACTTCTACTTCGATTTGACTAAGCGATTTGGATGTATCAATTACCACTCTTCTGTCACAAAATTCTTCATCTACGTCATTTACAACACAGAGCACTGTGGTTTTCATGAACCATCAGGTATGATGACCATGACTACAAAAACAATCTCTATGTCCTCAGGCTGCAATTTTTTGGGTGGATTACAAGAGCTGGGGTATCCAAAGTGA